Proteins from a single region of Stappia sp. ES.058:
- a CDS encoding type II toxin-antitoxin system RelE/ParE family toxin, whose translation MNNKRRLLKQLRWVGSSYNDFMEFPEPVHDTVGYALHRAQEGKAPRNAKKLKGAQSGAVEVIADHDGDTFRAVYTVKFAEVVYILHAFQKKSKKGIATPKKDLDLIKQRLRLAEEDYRQNGPGQESRT comes from the coding sequence ATGAACAACAAGCGCCGCTTGCTGAAGCAACTCCGCTGGGTCGGTTCCAGTTACAATGACTTCATGGAGTTCCCCGAGCCGGTGCACGACACTGTCGGATATGCCCTGCATCGAGCGCAGGAAGGCAAGGCACCCCGGAACGCCAAGAAACTGAAAGGCGCGCAAAGTGGTGCTGTAGAAGTGATCGCAGACCATGACGGCGATACCTTTCGCGCTGTTTACACGGTGAAATTCGCGGAGGTGGTCTACATCCTGCACGCCTTCCAGAAGAAATCGAAGAAGGGCATTGCAACGCCCAAAAAGGATCTGGACCTCATCAAGCAGCGACTGCGGCTTGCGGAAGAGGACTACAGGCAAAACGGGCCCGGACAGGAATCTCGGACATGA
- a CDS encoding helix-turn-helix domain-containing protein: MNNEHVKTGSRNVFADLGYPDPQTHHLKAQIVSEIEDIISDRKLTQKAAGAVMGISQPEVSRMLNGRFREYSVERLMGFLTLFNRDVEIVVKRRDTETGTGHVTFSGAQTLGA; encoded by the coding sequence ATGAACAACGAACACGTGAAAACCGGCAGCCGCAATGTCTTTGCGGATCTCGGCTATCCCGATCCGCAAACGCATCACCTCAAGGCGCAGATCGTCAGCGAGATCGAGGACATCATCAGCGATCGCAAACTGACCCAAAAGGCCGCTGGCGCGGTGATGGGCATTTCCCAGCCGGAAGTGTCACGGATGCTGAACGGTCGGTTCCGCGAATACTCGGTGGAACGCCTGATGGGCTTCCTCACGCTGTTCAACCGCGATGTCGAGATCGTGGTGAAACGCCGCGACACGGAGACGGGCACGGGGCATGTGACGTTCAGCGGCGCGCAGACGCTGGGTGCGTAG
- a CDS encoding carbon monoxide dehydrogenase subunit G yields the protein MDLSGEYRIRASREAVWDALNDPEVLRRCIPGCKELEKSSDTEMSATVVAKIGPVKATFKGTVTLEDLNPPESYTIVGEGKGGVAGFAKGAADVSLAEEGEETVLTYTVKAQVGGKLAQLGSRLIVSTSRKMADEFFSNFKDIVEGDAGTSDAAPSNAAGSAAAPVGVAGEPVADADETAPAPTPAPAPQEQRAASTRETPEKAAPAGEEHSFSSSVSEAAHDVEERVEKAMHEVETEVETAAGRGAFGGPMVWGLIALAAVIVILAVMS from the coding sequence ATGGACTTGAGTGGCGAGTATCGGATCCGCGCCTCCCGCGAGGCGGTGTGGGACGCGCTGAACGACCCCGAGGTCCTGCGCCGGTGCATTCCCGGCTGCAAGGAGCTGGAGAAGAGTTCGGACACCGAAATGTCCGCCACCGTCGTCGCCAAGATCGGCCCCGTGAAGGCAACCTTCAAGGGAACGGTGACGCTGGAAGATCTCAATCCGCCGGAGAGCTACACCATCGTCGGCGAGGGCAAGGGCGGTGTCGCGGGTTTCGCGAAGGGGGCCGCTGACGTGTCGCTCGCCGAAGAGGGCGAGGAGACGGTGCTCACCTATACGGTCAAGGCGCAGGTCGGCGGCAAGCTGGCCCAGCTCGGCAGCCGTCTGATCGTGTCCACCTCGCGCAAGATGGCGGACGAGTTCTTCTCCAACTTCAAGGATATCGTCGAGGGCGACGCCGGCACCTCCGATGCCGCGCCGTCCAATGCTGCCGGGTCCGCTGCTGCGCCGGTTGGCGTGGCGGGCGAGCCGGTGGCGGATGCCGACGAAACGGCCCCTGCACCGACGCCCGCGCCTGCACCCCAGGAACAACGCGCCGCCTCCACCAGGGAAACGCCGGAAAAGGCGGCTCCGGCCGGGGAGGAGCACTCCTTTTCGTCGTCGGTCAGCGAGGCCGCGCACGATGTCGAGGAGCGGGTCGAAAAGGCGATGCATGAGGTTGAGACGGAGGTCGAGACGGCCGCCGGTCGCGGGGCTTTCGGC
- a CDS encoding SDR family oxidoreductase, with product MRLFVFGLGFSAQAFVERIAPDCDWIGATTRSPEKAERMRARGITPFLFDGTGPGAGIAEALAGATHVLVSIAPDADGDPVLTHHGADIAAHPPAWIGYLSTVGVYGNHDGDWVDENTPCKPVSRRSVQRVAAETGWTTLGEKADIPVQIFRLSGIYGPGRNALATLEKGKGRRLVKPGQVFNRIHVADIAGALHAALSKPPVSRIYNVTDDEPAPPQDVVAHAAKLMDVPPPPEQDFETADLSPMARSFYGENKRVSNARVKQELGYTFQYPTYREALDALYREGWK from the coding sequence ATGCGCCTGTTTGTTTTCGGTCTCGGATTTTCGGCCCAAGCCTTCGTCGAGCGGATCGCCCCCGACTGCGACTGGATCGGAGCCACGACCCGCAGCCCGGAAAAAGCGGAGCGGATGCGCGCGCGCGGCATCACGCCCTTCCTGTTCGACGGCACCGGCCCGGGCGCGGGCATCGCCGAAGCTCTTGCAGGCGCGACCCATGTGCTGGTCTCCATCGCGCCCGATGCGGACGGCGATCCGGTGCTGACCCATCACGGCGCGGATATCGCGGCGCATCCGCCGGCATGGATCGGCTATCTCTCCACCGTCGGCGTCTACGGCAACCACGATGGCGACTGGGTCGACGAGAACACGCCCTGCAAGCCGGTCTCACGACGCTCCGTGCAAAGGGTGGCGGCGGAAACCGGATGGACGACGCTGGGCGAGAAGGCCGACATCCCGGTGCAGATCTTCCGCCTTTCCGGCATTTACGGACCGGGGCGCAATGCGCTGGCGACCCTGGAAAAAGGCAAGGGCCGGCGGCTGGTCAAGCCGGGGCAGGTGTTCAACCGCATCCATGTCGCCGATATCGCCGGCGCGCTTCACGCCGCCCTGTCAAAGCCGCCCGTCAGCCGCATCTACAATGTCACCGACGACGAACCGGCCCCGCCGCAGGATGTCGTCGCCCATGCGGCAAAGCTGATGGACGTCCCGCCCCCGCCGGAGCAGGATTTCGAAACCGCCGACCTCTCCCCCATGGCCCGCTCCTTCTACGGCGAAAACAAACGCGTCTCCAACGCCCGCGTCAAACAGGAACTCGGCTACACGTTCCAGTATCCGACCTACCGCGAGGCCCTCGACGCGCTGTATCGGGAGGGGTGGAAGTGA
- a CDS encoding RNA methyltransferase: MSERPPFTGAGSRRAAGSVKQITSFSNPLVKEIKALVAQRKHRQRSGLFVAEGLKLATDALSAGWSVDMLVLGPEARESAAARDIAATARARGATILEVSTPVLAAMTRRDNPQMVVGVYEQKIMDGAELTRALKADPAAVWVALDHVRDPGNLGTILRTADAVGAKGVILVGETTDPFAVEAVRATMGSLFHVPLARMTRAAFQEMATSWPGTLVGTHLKGSTDYRAISYARPTLLLMGNEQAGLPDDMANACTALARIPQAGEADSLNLAVATGVMLYEIRRGDLTLDA; encoded by the coding sequence ATGAGCGAACGTCCGCCTTTTACCGGCGCCGGGTCGCGGCGCGCGGCCGGCAGCGTCAAGCAGATCACCTCCTTCTCCAACCCGCTGGTCAAGGAGATCAAGGCGCTGGTCGCCCAGCGCAAGCACCGGCAGCGCAGCGGCCTGTTCGTCGCCGAGGGGCTGAAGCTTGCCACCGACGCGCTTTCCGCCGGCTGGAGCGTGGACATGCTCGTCCTCGGCCCCGAGGCGCGCGAAAGCGCGGCCGCACGCGATATCGCGGCGACCGCACGAGCGCGCGGCGCCACCATCCTTGAAGTTTCCACGCCGGTCCTCGCGGCCATGACCCGGCGCGACAATCCGCAAATGGTTGTCGGCGTCTACGAACAGAAGATCATGGACGGCGCGGAACTGACGCGCGCGCTCAAGGCGGATCCCGCCGCCGTGTGGGTCGCGCTCGACCATGTGCGCGATCCGGGAAATCTCGGCACCATCCTGCGCACCGCCGATGCGGTGGGGGCCAAGGGCGTCATTCTCGTCGGCGAAACCACCGACCCCTTCGCGGTGGAAGCGGTGCGCGCCACCATGGGGTCGCTGTTCCATGTGCCGCTGGCGCGCATGACCCGCGCCGCCTTCCAGGAGATGGCGACAAGCTGGCCGGGCACGCTCGTCGGCACCCACCTCAAGGGATCGACCGACTACCGGGCGATTTCCTACGCCCGGCCGACGCTGCTCCTGATGGGCAACGAACAGGCCGGCCTGCCGGACGACATGGCAAACGCCTGCACGGCGCTTGCGCGCATCCCGCAGGCCGGCGAGGCCGACAGCCTCAACCTCGCGGTCGCGACCGGCGTCATGCTCTACGAGATCCGCCGCGGCGATCTGACGCTCGACGCCTGA
- a CDS encoding class I SAM-dependent methyltransferase: MTDAPAPLRPAAAGSPPRAAWPTMLETRGWDDYALLDFGLGRKLERYGDVVVDRPEPQAMGRRHLSDATWDAADAVFTGQDDDDGPGRWRLNRDLPETWKMRFGDTSFLGRFMSFRHVGVFPEQAAHWQWMADLVSAAPPEKPLKVLNLFGYTGLGSLVPAAAGARVTHIDASKKAIGWARENQELSAMEDLPIRWICEDAMKFVAREVKRGNTYDGILLDPPKYGRGPKGEVWELFDSLPEMLPMIEKILAPDARFVILTAYAIRSSFVALHEVMAETLDTRGGLLESGELVLRTPDGERALSTSMFSRWSMP; the protein is encoded by the coding sequence GTGACCGATGCCCCCGCCCCGCTTCGCCCGGCCGCCGCCGGCTCTCCGCCCCGCGCCGCCTGGCCGACCATGCTGGAAACCCGCGGCTGGGACGACTACGCACTTCTCGACTTCGGGCTCGGTCGCAAGCTGGAACGTTACGGCGATGTCGTTGTCGACCGCCCCGAACCGCAGGCGATGGGCCGGCGTCACCTCAGCGATGCCACCTGGGACGCGGCCGACGCCGTCTTCACCGGGCAGGACGACGACGACGGGCCGGGCCGCTGGCGGCTCAACCGCGACCTGCCGGAAACCTGGAAAATGCGCTTCGGCGACACCTCCTTCCTCGGGCGTTTCATGTCGTTTCGCCATGTCGGCGTCTTTCCCGAACAGGCCGCGCACTGGCAGTGGATGGCCGATCTCGTCTCCGCTGCGCCCCCGGAAAAACCGCTGAAGGTGCTCAACCTTTTCGGCTACACCGGGCTCGGATCGCTCGTTCCGGCCGCCGCCGGCGCGCGGGTCACCCATATCGACGCCTCGAAGAAGGCCATCGGCTGGGCGCGCGAGAACCAGGAGCTTTCGGCCATGGAGGATCTGCCGATCCGCTGGATCTGCGAGGACGCGATGAAATTCGTCGCCCGCGAGGTCAAGCGCGGCAACACCTATGACGGCATCCTGCTCGACCCGCCCAAATACGGGCGCGGCCCCAAGGGCGAAGTCTGGGAGCTGTTCGACAGCCTGCCCGAAATGCTGCCGATGATCGAAAAAATCCTGGCGCCCGACGCCCGCTTCGTGATCCTCACAGCCTATGCGATCCGCTCCAGCTTCGTGGCGCTTCACGAGGTGATGGCGGAAACGCTGGACACCCGCGGCGGCCTGCTGGAATCGGGCGAACTGGTGCTGCGCACCCCCGACGGCGAACGCGCGCTGTCGACCTCGATGTTCAGCCGCTGGAGCATGCCATGA